DNA from Longimicrobium sp.:
CCCTCACACCGTGAACGAGCTGCCGCAGCCGCAGCCGCCGCTGGCGTTCGGGTTGTTGAAGGTGAAGCCGGAGCCCTGGAAGGTGGAGACGAAGTCGATCTCCACGCCGGCCAGGTACTGGAGGCTGAACGGGTCCACGAACAGCCGCACCCCGTTCGACTCCAGGATCATGTCGTCCTCGCCGGCCTCGTCCTCGATGTTGAGGCCGTACTGGAAGCCCGAGCACCCGCCCGGAAGCACGCCCACGCGCAGCCCGGCGGACTCGGTGGCCCCCTGCTCCTCCATGTAGCGGCGAACCTCGGCGACGGCCGTCGGGGTCACCGTGACGGGGCTGGTGGCGGTCTCCGTATTCACGTTCACGGTCGCGTTTTCGGTCTGCATCGCTGCCCCCGCAGTGTATGGTGTGTCGCGGGCTGAACGACTCCCGCCGCATCGGCCACTTGTTACCCTTTCGAGCGTCGCAGGTTTCAGTCCGCGGCGCCGGGAGGGGCTGGCTCCAAGATAATCGGACCGTCAGCCCCGCGACAGCATGATGATTCGCTCCACCGCTTCCGCGACCGACTCCACGATCTGGACGTGCGGGGGCGTCTCCGCGACCTCCGTCTGGGGGCCGCGGACCAGGATCGCCGTGCCGCCGAACCGCTCCGCCGGGGCCACGTCGCGCAGACGGTCGCCGACGAAGTAGGCGCCGGCCAGCTCCAGTCCGTGCTCGCGCGCGGCGCGCAGGAACATCCCCGCGCCCGGCTTGCGCAGCTCCTCCGGGTCGGGGTCGGCGGGGGCGTGCGGGGCGTGGTACTCGCCGTCCAGCCGCGCGCCAGCTTCGTTCAGGAGCTCCACGAGCCGTGCGTGCACGGCGTGGTACTGCGCTTCGGTGAAGTATCCCCGGCCGATGCCCGACTGGTTGGTCACCAGGAAGACGGGGTGCCCCACCCCGTTCAGCCGCGCCACCGCCTCCGCCGCGCCGGGTAGGAGCTCCACGCCGGCGGGGTCGGACAGGTAGTGGCGGTCGGCGATCAGCGTGCCGTCGCGGTCCAGGAAGACCGGTGGCTTCAACCCGCGGTGATGTTGAAGCCGGCGTCCACGTACATCGTCTCGCCCGTGACCCCGGCGGAGAGCTGCGAGGCCAGGAAGAGGGCCGCGTTCCCCACCTCGTCCGGCTCCACGGTGCGCTTGAGCGGCGAGCGCTCGGCGGTGATGCGCATCAGGTCGCGGAAGTGGGCCACGCCGCGCGCCGCCAGCGTGTTGATGGCGCCGGCCGAGACGGCGTTGATGCGGATGCCGCGCTGCCCCAGGTCGATCGCCAGGTAGCGCACGCACGCCTCCAGCGCCGCCTTCGCCACGCCCATGACGTTGTACCCGGGCACCGCCTTCTGCGACCCGTAGTAGGTCATGGTGACGATGCTGCCGCCTTCCGGCATCATCGCCGAGGCCGCCCGCGAGAGGGCGACGAGGGAGTACGCCGAGATCTCATGCGCCGCGAGGAAGTCGTCGCGCTGCGTCTCGATGAACGGGTTCGCCATCGCGGCCTTGGGTGCGAAGGCGACGGAGTGGAGGAGGAAGTCGAGCTGCCCCCAGCGCTCCTTGAGCGCGCCGAAGACGGCGGCCACCTGCGCCTCGTCGCGCACGTCCAGGTCCATCAGCGGCACGTCGCCCAGCTCGGCCACCGTGCGGGTGACGCGGTCGCGCATGACCTCGCCCTGGTAGGTGAAGGCCAGCTCCATCCCCGCCCCGGCCAGTGCGCGCGCGCACCCCCAGGCAATGGAGTTCTGGTTGGCGACCCCTACGATCAGCCCCTTCTTCCCTGCGAGCAGCCCCGAGAGGGGCGACGATTCGGTCATGGCGATGTTCCCGTTGGGGAGATGAGAGACGGCGGCTCAGGGGCGAGCCGGAGCCGGGTTCGCGGGCGGAGCCTGTGGTGTGGCCGGGGGCGTCGTTCCCGCCCGCGGCGTGGCGGCCGGTTGCGGAGCGGCTGCCGCGCGCGGCGTACGCAGGCGAAGCTCGCCCCCGCCCGTGAGGCCGACCAGGTTGCGCACGCCCTCCACGCGGATGGTGTACTGCGCGTCCGGCCGCAGCGCACCCGCCACGCGCACGGTGATGGTGCGCGAGGGCACCGGCCCGCGCGCGGCGGCCGGCGCCCCCCGCCGCGCCGTGTCGCCCGCGACGGGGGCGGCTGCGGTGTCCGGCGCGGCCGCGGGGACGTCCGTGGGCGCGCCGATCACCACCGACACGATGCGCACCGGCGTGCTGTCCGGCGCCAGGAGCCGCACCTGCGTGACTTCGATGCGCTGCGCCGGATCCAGGAAGTCGTCGAAGCGCACCGCGATCGCCGAGTCGGCGCCCGTTGCTTCCAGCGCCTTGGGGGCGGAGCTGTCGGGCGCCACGATGCTGAGCCCCACCGAGGGCTGCGCGCCCACGGCCACGCGAGCAACGGCGGTGTCGCGCGACTCGAAGGGCTCCAGCGACCGGTTGGCGTTGGGATCGCTGAAGGCGCGCACCTGGTACTCCCCCGCCGGGATCTGCGCGAAGGCAAAGGTCCCCGCCTCGTCCGTGCGCGTGGCGTAGACGAGCGAGTCGGGGCGCAGGATCGCCTCCACGCGCACGCCCTTGGCGGGCTGCGCCGTCTGCCGCTCCAGCACGGTGCCGGAGAGAAAGGTCTCCGGGATTTCGGGGCCGGTGGAGAAGACCAGCCGGATCGGCTCCTGGATGCGATTGTTGAAGCGGTCGTGCACCGTGGAGTCGAGCACCACCTGGTAGATGCGGTTGGGCTCCCATCCACGGCGCAGCGAGACCCGCAGCTCGTCGCCGCTCTTGTCCACCGCGACGGCGCTGGTGCGAGGCGATACGGAGACCGCCTCCTCCAGCCGCTCCTCCGAGAGCGTTTCGTCGAAGACGAAGACGGCCGGCGCGCGGAGGCTTGGGGCGCGGGCAAAGGTGTCCGGCCGCGTGGTGAGGAGCTGCGGCCCCACCTTGTCCTCCTCGCCGCCGGTGGGCGCCTCGATGTGCGCGCACGCCGCCACCAGCAGCGCGGCGCACATCCACAGGCGCTTCACGAGCCCCCCTCCAGCGCGGCGAGCTTGTCGGCCAGCTTCGCCCGCTGCTCGCGGAACGCCGCCACCTTTTCGCGCTCCTTCTCCACCACCTCGGCGGGGGCGCGGGCCACGAAGCTCTCGTTCCCCAGCTTCTTCTCGGTGCCGGTGATCAGGCCGTCCAGGCGGCCGCACTCGGTGCGCAGGCGGGCGCGCTCCTTGTCCAGGTCGATCACGCCGGCCAGCGGCACGAAGAGCTCGGTGCCGGAGCGGAGGACGGCGTTCGCGCCCACCTCGCCGTCCGTCGCGCC
Protein-coding regions in this window:
- a CDS encoding HAD family hydrolase; this translates as MKPPVFLDRDGTLIADRHYLSDPAGVELLPGAAEAVARLNGVGHPVFLVTNQSGIGRGYFTEAQYHAVHARLVELLNEAGARLDGEYHAPHAPADPDPEELRKPGAGMFLRAAREHGLELAGAYFVGDRLRDVAPAERFGGTAILVRGPQTEVAETPPHVQIVESVAEAVERIIMLSRG
- the erpA gene encoding iron-sulfur cluster insertion protein ErpA; this encodes MQTENATVNVNTETATSPVTVTPTAVAEVRRYMEEQGATESAGLRVGVLPGGCSGFQYGLNIEDEAGEDDMILESNGVRLFVDPFSLQYLAGVEIDFVSTFQGSGFTFNNPNASGGCGCGSSFTV
- a CDS encoding carboxypeptidase-like regulatory domain-containing protein, which translates into the protein MKRLWMCAALLVAACAHIEAPTGGEEDKVGPQLLTTRPDTFARAPSLRAPAVFVFDETLSEERLEEAVSVSPRTSAVAVDKSGDELRVSLRRGWEPNRIYQVVLDSTVHDRFNNRIQEPIRLVFSTGPEIPETFLSGTVLERQTAQPAKGVRVEAILRPDSLVYATRTDEAGTFAFAQIPAGEYQVRAFSDPNANRSLEPFESRDTAVARVAVGAQPSVGLSIVAPDSSAPKALEATGADSAIAVRFDDFLDPAQRIEVTQVRLLAPDSTPVRIVSVVIGAPTDVPAAAPDTAAAPVAGDTARRGAPAAARGPVPSRTITVRVAGALRPDAQYTIRVEGVRNLVGLTGGGELRLRTPRAAAAPQPAATPRAGTTPPATPQAPPANPAPARP
- a CDS encoding enoyl-ACP reductase, coding for MTESSPLSGLLAGKKGLIVGVANQNSIAWGCARALAGAGMELAFTYQGEVMRDRVTRTVAELGDVPLMDLDVRDEAQVAAVFGALKERWGQLDFLLHSVAFAPKAAMANPFIETQRDDFLAAHEISAYSLVALSRAASAMMPEGGSIVTMTYYGSQKAVPGYNVMGVAKAALEACVRYLAIDLGQRGIRINAVSAGAINTLAARGVAHFRDLMRITAERSPLKRTVEPDEVGNAALFLASQLSAGVTGETMYVDAGFNITAG